The Paenibacillus sp. FSL R7-0345 DNA segment GGGGGCCGGCGGCAAGTTCCGGCCGCAGGATGAGATTACCCGCGAAGAAGCAGCTGTTATACTCAGCAGAATGCTGGAGTATAAAGGCGGAGCTCAAGCAGCGGCTTCTGCTGCGCCAAGCTTCAAGGATGCAGCTGACATTGCTGCATGGGCAGCGCAGGCAGTCGGCGAGCTGCAAGCGAAGGGCCTGCTCAGCGGCAAAGCCGATAACCGCTTTGACCCGCAAGCCGGGGTTACGCGTGCGGAAATGGCTAAGCTGTTGTACAGCTTTATGCAGCTGTAGGATTACAGGTTTTGAGGCAGACCGGAGGGGTTCCGGTCTGCTTTTTCTATTTAGTTGGATTTTCGCTGCTTAATTTAAGGATTTTCCTGTAATTCATATCATTAGGTGGAAAAACGCTGCTTATTTCAACTGAAAACCCCCGATGGACGCAAAAACAGTGAAATTAAGTGTCGTTTTTCCAACTAGAGTCCCCTCCCATTGCTATTCAACCAATTAGTTGCCGATTTTCCACTTAGTTTGATTAGCAATAAGGCCAGTCTGCCCGCCAGTCTCCTAAACCCTGCAACTATTTCACAATCCAAGCGTCTAATAGGGGGTATTCCAATATCATCCAAATAAACGTGTTCTAACAGGAGGATTATATGATAATCGTACAACGCTCATTTTTTCAGAAGCGCCGGCTGACGGCTGTACTGGCTACGGGCTTGTTCGCACTGGCTGCCTTTTTCGGACTTGGCAGCACCTATGCACATGCGGACCGCTGGGAGGTGTTTGATCAGGGTGAGCATTTATTTTTCCCGGAGGGGCCGATTGAGGTGGACGGGGTGGTTATGGTGCCCTTGCGCCCGATCGCAGAGCGGTTTGGCTATACTTTTGTATCTGTAAACAATAAGGAGATCGTTCTGAAGGATGCCAAAGGGTATAAGGCCGTAATCCGGCTGGGCACCAAAACGGCACTGCTCGATCATAACGGCGGCTCGAAAACGCAGCTGATGGTCCAGATTCCCCGCAACTACAACGGTGCCTGGTTTATTGATCTGGCGCTGGCAGGAGCTATGGGAGGCCAAGGCCATTCTACCGTCCCCGGAACGAACCTGATTCAGCTTCGTCCGGTGACTGGTGATGCCAAAACAAAGCTGGAGAGCCAATACTGGTTCAACTTCAATGACAAAGGGGAAACGGTATCTGTTAATAATCAGGGGCAGGAGCATTTGAGGACTTCTTATACAGCAGCGCCGGATTTCGGATATGAGGAACTGATTCCGGTAAAAAAATCCGGCTACACTGCAGGTTTTATGAACCGTTCAGGGGAACTGGCTGTTGATGCACCACACTACCAGCTGGGACAGTTCAGTGAAGGCCTTGCCTGGTTCAAGGATCTGGTCAAGACGGAAAACGGCGGATTTACTGTGAAAATGGGCTATATCAATCGTGCGGGGAAGGTCGTTATTCCGGCCGTCTACAGCCGGGTATATGATTTTTCGGATGGGCTGGCAAAGGTGGCAGGCGGCAAAACCTCCTACATTGATCACAATGGCAAAACGGTTATTCCAACGGTAACCGGGCTGCAGAACAGCGAGTCTTTTTCAAATGGCCTGGCTGCTGTTACTGTACGGACAACAAGCGGCGGCAAAAGCGTCATCCGGACAGGTTTTATCAACACAACAGGGAAGTGGGCAATCAAGCCCATCTATGACTATGCCAGCTCGTTCTCTGAAGGTATTGCTACTGCAACACTAAACGGAAAAAGCGGGCTCATCGACACCAAAGGCAACTGGATTATGAAACCCCAATATGGCAAGGGAAGCTCATTTATAGGGCAGTTCCATGGCGGTTACATCATGCTGACACTGAGCGGGAAATACGATTATACACAGCGGCTTGTAGACAAGCAGGGGAATGTTATTACCATCCCGGGCACTGAACAATTTTCCGGTTACGGTGACGGCATGATCTCCTACTATGACGATGAAGGTATGGGCTTCAAAAATCTGAAAGGTGAAGTAATTGTAAAGCCAGCGTACAGCTATGTATGGGATTTTACCGCCGGAGCGGGTAAAGGGTTCAAGGATATAAACAACGAGTACTCAGGATATCTGATTAACAAAGCAGGGGAAGTGGTGTGGAGTGCGGAGTAAAATGTGCGGCTCCCTCAATCGACCAAGTAGAATGCTCTGCTCAGCTTATGAACATATTTAGCCGGATGAATAACGTTGATCTGGGTGCTACCCGCGGGTTTGGCTGGATTCAGCCGTCAGGAAATGGAGCATTTCCCTCATGGAAGGATTACATAACTTCATTCTTCGGGGAAGAGCAGACGGGAACCTTCTGGGAAGGCTGGTACAGCTTGTTTCAGACAACATGTCTGGAAAAGGATGTGTTTGATGAATGCTATAACCGTCTGATGGCTTATTCCAGCTACAATGAGCTGCACCGCTATTTCATCCACGGGGATTTTCAGCCCTGGAATATCTTGTCGGATGGCCGGCATATCACGGGGATCATCGACGGTAACTTTGCTTATGGAGATTTCCTCGTAGATCTGGCTACCTTGGAAGGAACATTAGGTGAGCTTGATGTGGTGCAGGCTTATCAGGAACAGGAGGAGCATACGGGCCTGATTATCCCGGACTTTAACGGGCGGCTGACCGGTGCGCGTTATTTCAAAGGTCTGGACGGACTCCGCTTCTATGCAAAAATGGGCTGGGATGATGCCTATAATCAGCTGCGCAATCAGCTGCTTCAGCTCCCGGGCTGATTATAATTTACCGGCAGAAACCTCCGCTTGATTGTATGGGAACTCCATTCAACCAAGCGGAGGTTTTTTTATCATTCGTGTGTTGTATTTACAACAATAATGAAGCTATATATACTTATCAATAACATAAAGATAGGGAGTGGAAGGAATGGAAATCAGGATTGATGATCTGAGCGGTACGGAGATTGTTGCCCTCATAACGGAGCATCTGCAGAGCATGTTTGATCAATCTCCGCCGGAGAGTGTCCATGCCTTAGGTATAGAGAAGCTTAAAGCACCGGGCATCACCTTCTGGAGCGCCTGGGAAGAAGGAGAGCTTGTAGGCTGCGGTGCGCTTAAAGACTTGGGGGATCATCATGGAGAACTCAAATCGATGCGGACTTCAAAACAGCATCTCAGAAAAGGCGTTGCCTCCAAGCTGCTGGCTCATATTATTGAAGAAGCAGATAAGCTGGGATACCGGCGTTTGAGCCTAGAAACAGGATCTACGGAAGGCTTTGAAGCGGCCCGGAATTTATACGGGCGGTTCGGATTCGAATACTGCAGTCCATTCGCGGACTATGAGGAAGATCCGTACAGCGTATTCATGACACGGAAGCTGTGAGCTTTTAAAATAATTATTAGTGTATGCACTTACCAGCGTTAACAACTCCACCTAACCGAACGGGCTTATCTCCAAATGGAGACTTCGTTCGAATCAGGTGGAGTTTTTTTTGATGGATCAGTAAAAAATGATGGAGAACTTCTGCTGCTGATTATTCTGCCAAACTGCTGAAAAAACTGCACATAATGCTTAAATTATCGTACCCGGCACAGGAGCAAGCATGATAAAGTGAAGCATACGCTTTTAGGAACAGACAGCATTGCAGCTGAGCATTTCACGAAGGAGGACGAACCATGCGACCGATCCGCGTATTACTGGCCGATGACGAGCCGATTATCATCCGCGGGCTGAAGAAGCTCATTGCCTGGGAAACGCTGGGGCTGAGCATTGTGGGGGAAGCCAGAGACGGCAAAGAGCTTAAGCAGCTCATTGAAGACTCTAGCCCCGATTTAATTATCAGCGATATCAGCATGCCGGGATTTACGGGCATCGAGATTATAAGGGATATTCACGAATCGGCGCTGCCGATCAAGGTGGTATTTATCAGCGCCTACCAGGAGTTTGATTATGCCCGCCAGGCCGTTCAATACGGGGCGCTGGATTATCTGGTGAAGCCGGTCAACACCGGCCAGCTGGAGCAGGTCCTGACCAGGGCAGTTGCTGCCATACGCGAAGAGTCGGAGGGTGAACGCAATAAATTGATGCTGACCCATTATGAGAAGAAGAACCGCAGCATTACGATGGAAGAGCTGCTGGAACAGCTGGCTGACGGCAACCGCAGCAGAGCGGCCGAATTTATCGCTATGGCCGGCAGGACAGACACGCAGTGGGTTACGGTCTGTGTAATAGAAACCGACGAATATCACGGGCAGTCCTCCCGCTGGGAGGAGCGCGAGCGGAAGCTGGTGGCTTTTGCCCTGTCTAATATTATTAAGGAGACGGTCGAGGCGCAGAGCAACGGCTTTGTGTTCCGCAAAGGGGAGCGTTTCGGCATTGTGTTGCAGCATGACGATCCCGGTGTACCGCTTCAGCTGATGGAGGATTTGCACGGCAAAATCAACACCTTTTTAAAGCTGCAGGTTTCGGCCGGCATCGGCCAGTCTGTACGTGACATTGGACGTATGGATGAATCGTATACGAATGCGCTGAAAGCGTTGACAAACCGCTATTTTTCAGGACTCAACCAGGTTTACTTGTTCCGGGAGGAGGATCAGGAACCAGAGAATGAAGCACTGGAATGTCTGAAGAACCTGCAGGAGCAGCTGAATGAAGCATTGCAATCGCTGAATACGGACATGCTTGCACCTTTGCTGCAAAAGCTGCTGGAGACGGTAAAGCAGCAGGCGGAGGGCAGCCGTGGGAAAGCCGTGTCCAGCATCTACAACGTGATTTTGCAGCTTGAGCAGGAATTCGCCGGTTACGGTATTGAAGCCCGTATGGAGGACGGATCAGCGCAGCCGCTGCTGGAGATGCTGCATGAAGCACCTACCTTCGAACGGCTGGGCAATGAACTGGAGCAGGCAGTGGGCCGGATCGCGGAGCTGCTGGCAGGTAAAATCAAAGGCAGGGAGCCTGCCCAGCTCTCGCAGGTCAAAGCCCATGTCGAGCAGCATTATGCGGATAATATTACGCTGGAGTCTGCAGCTGCGATGGTCTATATGAACCCGTATTACTTCAGCAGCTTTTTCAAGAAGCATACCGGACAGAACTTTAAACAGTATGTCACTGAGGTGCGGATGCGCCATGCGCTCCGGCTGCTGCTGGAGAGTGATCTTATGGTGTACGAAATCGCCGAGCGGGTCGGCTACAATAATGCCCGCCATTTCAGTGATATGTTCAAACGCAAATTCAGCAAGCTCCCGCAGGAGTATAAACAGAGCTACAGAAACTCATAGTGCAGTTATTTAAAGGCTGCGGGAAGGGAGGCTTGTCATGTTTGGTAAAGGGCGTAAATCCGGAAGTCTGTTTATGAAGTTCTCGATATCGTTCATTCTGGTGGGGCTGATTCCGCTGTTTGCACTCAGTTTTTTCTCTGTGCGTACCTTTTCGGGGTACATCGAGCGGTACACGACCAGCAACCTGCAGCAGATGGTGCTCTATATGAGCTACAATCTGAACGCTACCTTCAACCAGTACAATGAAATCTCCAAAATCATGTACACCGGCAAATACGAGGGCTTTCTGGAGAGCTCCAGCCAGAACCAGACAGTGAATGTGAACGAGCTGGAGCAGATCAATAACATTCCGATCAATTCTTTTTTGAAAACACTGCTGTTAAGCGATCCTTATATTACAAGTGCTTCTTTTGTGCGCAAATCCGACCAGAAAATCTATGAACAGGAGAAGCAGAACAAATCGATCCTGGAAGAGGTGTGGCCCTACAAGGACTGGATTCACTCCATGGTTTCCCAGCCGTCCAAAGTAGGTATTTTTCCCAGCCACGCAGACCCTTATTACTTCGGCTCCGAGCGAAAGGTATATACGATAGGACGCAATCTGATTGATACGTCGCAGGGCATCAGCCGGACACCCAAGGTGGTCGGGACGCTTTTTCTCGATGTGGATGTCACGCTGTTTCAGCAGTTTCTGCAGGAGCTTAATCTAGGTGACAAGGATGAGCTGTATCTTCTGGACGGAGAAGGGCATGTCTTCTTCAGCAATCTTGCCGGCCGGGAGGAGCAGACCTACGAAGTGGAGGAGCTGGTGCGCAGCAACGCAAATATGATCACGCTCAGTGAGGAGATTCCCTTTCTGGATGGTCATCTGATCGCCAGAATTCACCGGGGAAATTTGTTTGAAAAGCTGCTGGCTGCCCGTACCACGATATATATTGCCATTCTCATCTGCTCGGTAGCGCTGATCATTATGGGCTTCTGGTTCTCGCGGCGCCTGGCTGCGCCGATCCGCAGTGTCATCAGGCAGATGGCGGTGGCGGAGTCGGGGAACCTGGATATCCAGCTGCCGGTGGAAAGCAATGATGAGATGGGGAGGCTGGCTTACGGCTTTAACCGTATGGTAGAGCGGCTGCAGGAGTATATCAATGAAGCTTATGTTGCCAAGATCAAACAGAAGCAGACCGAGCTCAATGCCCTTAAGTCGCAGATCCGTCCCCATTACCTGTACAACACTCTTGAAGTGATCCGGATGAATGCGGTAGATAAAGAAGCTAGTGAGGTGGCGGATATGATTCTGTCACTGTCCAACCAGCTGAAGTATGTGATCGACTACGGTGAAGACCGGGTGAGTCTACGCAGCGAGCTGGAGCATCTGAAGGATTATTTCTATATTATTTCAGTCCGCTATGACAATTACTATGAGCTTCATCTGGATATTTCACCGGAGATCGATCTGGACTGGCCCATTCTGAAGCTGTCGCTGCAGCCGATGGTCGAGAATGCGGTGTCGCACGGGCTGCGGCAAAAGGGCAGAGGTTCTGTCGGCGTGACGATTGAGAAACGGGATTTCGAGTATGCGGTTACAGTATATGACGACGGGGACGGAATGAATCCGGAGCGGCTGAAGGAGGTAGTGAAGCTTCTGGAAGAACCAAGCTCTCCCGGTAAAAGCGTTGGACTGAAAAACGTGCATGAACGCATCCGTACCGTATTCGGCGAAGCCTACGGACTGTCCATCAGCAGCAGGGAGCATATCGGGACATCCATAACGCTTACGTTTCCTATCCCGGACGCCCGGGAGCGTTCTTCTTAAATAACCCGCATATCCCGCTTAAAAAACTTCATTCTAACCCCGGAGCTGCGATGTTATCCTTATCACAAGGAAACGCTTTCGAAGATGATGCGCACATCGATACCTGTTTCCGGCATAACCATAGGGAGGTTATTTATACATGGCACACAAACAGACAATGATCCGGTTATCCGCTCTGCTACTGGCAGCAACAACCGTATTATCCGCTTGCGGGAACAACAATAATAACGCGGCTAACAGCGCTCCGGAAGGCCCGGCGGCACCGGAAGCTTCTGCGGGCAATGCAGCAGGCGAAGCGAAAAAGGTAAGCTTCACCATCGGCTATGCCTCAGGCGACCCCGCCACCAAGCAGGCCATCGCCGATACAGTTAAAGCCTTTATGGCAGCGAATCCGCATATAACGGTCAAGGACCTGAGCGAAACCTCCTCGGCTGCCTATCTGGATTGGCTGAAGACCAAGGATGCGGTCGGCGAGTTCCCGGATCTCGTTGAAATGCGTGACACACAGGTGTTCGCCGATGCCGGTAAAATTGTAGAGCTTCCGGCGGACCTGCTTGAGCTGTTCAAGGACCCGCCTCAGGTGGACGGCAAGGTATGGAACGCACCGCTGCAGGTAAACGTGCCGCAGGGCATTATCTACAGCAAAAAAGCCTATGCTGATGCAGGCATTACCGAGCTTCCTAAGACGTATGATGAGTTCATTCAGATTCAGGAAAAGCTGAAGACCAGCGGCATTACCCCGCTCGTAGTCGGCGGTAAGGATATTTTCCATATGGGCTTCTGGATCAACAAGTTCCTGATCGACGATGTGTATGCCAAAGATCCCGACTGGAACTCCAAGCGTACAGCCAAAACGGCCAGCTTCACCGACTCGAACGTTGTTCAGGCAATGACCGATTACAAACAGCTTTTCACTAATTATGTCGATAAAGGCTGGCTGAGCACGGCAGACAACCAGACGGCATCGTTCCTTGTCTCCGGCAAAGCGGCTCAGCTCTTCTCTGGCACATGGATGTTCTCGCAGATCAAGGAAGCTGATCCGAATTTCGACTTTGGCTTCTATGCGATACCGGACCGTGAAGGTAAAGTAAATGTGATTGGTCTGGCCTCGCCGGCCGGCTGGTCGCTATCCGCCGAAGCCGCCAAGGATGCGGACAAGACCGAAGCCATTAAAGAATTCATCCGCTTCTTCTTCCAAAAGGACAACTATTCCAAATATCTGGCCGGCATTAACGGCATTCCTTCCACTAAGGAAGAGGTAACCTATGAGACAGGAGAACAGATGCAGGTTGCACTTGACCTGATCGCAGATCCGAATGTAACCAAATCGCTGGCAATCAACAACTGGTGGGGCGATAACCTGATTCCTGCGCAGTTCCGCAACTGGTATTACAAGCTGATGCAGGAGCTGGTGGTTAAGGACGGCGATGTTACGGATTATATGAAGCAGGCCGACACCGAATATGACAATCAGGTCAAAGCCAATCAGATGTAATTAGCTACAGGAGGGAGAGCAGCCATGAGTGCAAACATCATGAAGGCTGAGCAGCTACAGGCCGTTGCCAATCCAAAAAGAAAAAGAAAATGGCAATCCTATGCGCTGCTGTTTATATTACCGTCATTTCTGATTTATACACTGTTCGTCATTGTCCCGACAGCCGGAAGCATCTATCTCAGCTTCACTTCATGGGACGGCATCAGTGATGACATCCGGTACATCGGCTTTGCCAACTTCACCGAGATTCTGCAAAGCACCCGGGTGCACAACGCATTGAAAAATACACTTATTATGACGGTCAGTCTGGTTGTTCTGGAGAATATCGCCGCGATCCTGCTGGCTATTCTGGTCGACAAGGTCCGATGGTTCAAAAACCTGTTCAGAAGCGTGTTCTACTTCCCGACTTTGCTCAGCGGTGTCGTCATGGGCTTCGTATGGGCCATGATTCTGAATTATAACTTTGGTGTCTTTAACCAGATGCTGGAGGCGGTCGGCCTTGGAAGCTGGATGGTCGACTGGCTCGGCAGTCCAAAATATGCAATGCTGGCGATTGTATTGTCTACAGTCTGGAAAGGTGCAGGCTATTATATGATCATTTATCTGGCTGGACTGCAGGGCATTCCGGCAGAATTAAATGAAGCAGCCTCGATCGACGGTGCGGGGGGATGGCAGCAGTTCCGCCATATTACCTTCCCGCTGCTCGCCGGCTCCTTGACGGTATGTATGGTGCTGTCGATGATCAGTGCGCTGAAAATTTTTGACCAGATCGCGGTTATGACAGACGGCGGACCGGGATTCGAGACGGAGACGCTGACTTATATTATCTATAAGGTTGGCTTCGGAGAACTGCGGCAGGGCTTCGGTACGGCGCTGGCAATGGTATTGTTCCTGCTGATCCTGCTGGTCACCCTCATTCAGGTGAAATTCCTCCGTAAACGGGAGGTGCAGATGTAATGACGATTCAGGCCAAAAAACGCTGGACAGAAATCATTCTGTTTGTCATCACGCTGCTGTTCGCCATTATCTTTTTCTTCCCGATTTTCTTTAACCTGATGTCGGCGTTCAAGAGCAATGCTGAGATTATGCGCGATGCGCTGGCTTTTCCGAAGGGGCTGTATCTGGAGAGCTTTAAGTATCTGCTGACCGAAACTAACTTCCCGCAGGCGATCGGAAACAGTCTGATCCTGACTGTTGTCTCCATCGCTGCCCAGGTGCTGATCATTCCGATGGCCGGTTACGCCATTGAACGTCGGAATGCCAGATGGACGCAGGCCATCTTCCTTTACTTCCTGGCAGGCATGATGATCCCGTTCCAGGCATACATGATTCCGTTATTCAAGGAACTTAAAGTACTGGGGTTGTACGGCAGTCTCATCGGTCCGATCTGTGTATATGTTGCCGGTGCTGTCGGCTTCGGCTGCCTGCTGTACACCAGCTTCGTCAAGGGCATTCCGCGGGAGATCGAAGAGGCGGCTGAAATCGACGGCTGTAACCGTTACGGCATCTTCTGGAAAATCGTATTCCCGCTGCTGGGACCTGTTACTGCAAGCATGGTCGTATTGAACGGCCTCGGGATCTGGAATGACTTCCTGCTGCCGATGCTGGTTCTGCCTTCGGGGCAGCCCAAGACGATGGTCGTGGAAATTTACCGCTACATTGGCGAATTCTCCTCCCGTTGGGATATGATCTTTGCAGGGACGGCGATGTCGGTCATCCCGGTCCTGATTGTGTTTGTCTCCCTGCAGAAGTATTTCGTGAAGGGAATCGCCTCGGGGGCTACCAAGGGCTGATTGCTGCATAGTATAGTTTCAATAATTCTTATAACAACGAATTTAAGCGGCCAGTCCATTTCCGGTTTTCCGGCAGATGAGCTGGCCGCTGTTTTATTTGTTCCACTGTTTTTTTAGAATGCAATAGATATGGAATCCGCTTAAGTTGTAATGAATATGGCCGGGCTGTATCCCGTATATTTTCAAAGGGTTTAATTTCGGGAGAAAAAGTGGGAGGGGTTCCATTGTCCGATCCTTTTGTAGTCCGTTCACTGGAAGAAATACGTTTTTGGTCGCGTATCATGAAGGAGCATTCGCTGTTCCTGAGGCTGGGATTCAGGTGTGAAGACACCCAATTGATCAACGAGGCCAATCAGTTTCAGGCTATATTTGAAGAAATTGAACGGAAGGCCAATGCTTTTAGCGCAGAAACAGATCCGCAGACGATCAGAGCGTTTAATGTAGAAGTCCATACTGCGGTCAGTCATATTTGGGTGTTCAAAAGAAGAGTACTGGGACTCATCCTGCAATGCAAGCTCCCCGGCCAGAACAACTTTCCGCTGCTGGTGGATCATGTGAGCAGGGAGGCGAATTATTTCCGCAACCGGCTGGAAGAGCTCAACAATGGCACACTGGAGCCTTTGCATGATGCGATTATCGACGAGAATGTATTTTTTCTGAGAATCATGGCCGATCATGCCAAGTTTATCAGCCATCTGCTGGACCCTTCTGAACGGAAGCTTGTAGCGCAGGCGAGGGAATTCAGTCATGACTTCGATACGCTGCTGTTCCAGGCAATAGACCTCAGCTCAATGCGTCCACAGTCTCAGACAGTACCTTTGCTCAGCCAATTTGTCGATGAGAACAAAGTGTCGGTTGAATCACTGCGTGACTTCAAAAAGACCGCCCGCGATCTGATCGCGGAATGCCGGATCAAGAGCATCATTCATCCGCTGCTGGCTGACCATGTATACCGGGAAGCGGAACATTTCCTGTTCATCCTCGATATGTTTGAGAAATCGCTAACTGGAGTCAAGATTAACAAGCGGGAGATCCTGATGTAAGCAGCAACTCATTACTATTAGAAAAAGCCCTGATAATCAGGGCCTTTCCCGGTTCTATGCTTGGATACTGCTATATTCCTCATCGGATACCGCTTCTAACCATTCCGGCTTGCCTGCAGTGATGGCAATGTGCTCAAACCAGCTGTCTTTGGCGGCGCCGTGCCAGTGCTTTACCCCGTCATGGGTAACGATCACATCCCCGGCCCTCAGGAATTGCGCAGGCTTGCCATCCTCCTGATACCAGCCCTCGCCGCCGGTTACCAGCAGAATTTGAAATCCGCCGCGGTGGATATGCCAGTTGTTCCGGCAGCCCGGCTCAAAGGTCACATTGCCGACGCCGATATTCAATTGCGGGTCAGTCACCAGGGACTGCAGATAGCTTTGACCTGTGAAATAGGCAGCGAATGCCTCGTTTTTTTCTCCGGCCGGGAAAATAACACCGTTTTTAACTTCCTCAAATTTTGCCATGCGAATTCCTCCAGTTTTATTAATATTTCGAGAAGACCGGTAAGGTGTTTTGCTCCCGCGTAATGTTGCGTTACCGCACAACTGTGTATAATATAAAATGAAAAAAGCGGTTCTACAACAATCAGAATGACCTGATCTGTATGTTACCGCACATCCGATTGGAAATTGTACGATAGGTATAAGGGAGCTTGATGAATGGAAATGGCTAAAATAGACAGAAGAGTGCAGAAGTCCCAGGATGCGATAAAGAAAGCTTTTATAGAACTGATGGCTGAAAAGAGTTTTGATCAGATCACGATCCAGGATATATCCGACAGGGCGAATGTAGGGCGGAGAACGATTTATGATCATTATCTGGATAAGGTTGATGTGCTGGACAAGCTGATTGAAGAGCATATTAACGAGCTGCGAAAATTGTGCAAAGCTGCGGCTGACTTAAGCTATGTGGAGGGAAATCTGCTGTGGTACCAATATTTTGAAACCCATTATCCGTTCTTTTCGACCCTGCTGGCCAGCAAAGGCGCTTCCGCCTTCCGCGAGCAGTTCCTGAAATTTGTAATAGAGGAGCTGGAGGGTGACGTGGATGTAGAGGCGGGGATTAACCGGGGAATGAACAGGGAGATGATCCTCCGGTTCTTTGGTGCGGCCATAGTAGAGACAATCATCGGGTGGATTACTAATGGTTTAGCAGAACCGGCTGAGGTTTTGGCGGAGCAGATGGGGATTTTGCTTGACAGGAATTTGATGTGAATTGATTTATGTAGAAAATATAAAGGGGAACGTGGCGGAGGGGGATTATGAAAAAAATTTCATGTTGCATTAAGCGCCGCGTTATTTTCACAAGGTATAATGGGTGCTGTAAGTGAAGTCAGTATTGGAGGCCTAAGGGATGCGCATCCTGGTTATAGAAGATGAGGAAGGGTTGTCCGATTTTATCATACTGGAACTGAAGCATGAGGGTTACGA contains these protein-coding regions:
- a CDS encoding cupin domain-containing protein, translating into MAKFEEVKNGVIFPAGEKNEAFAAYFTGQSYLQSLVTDPQLNIGVGNVTFEPGCRNNWHIHRGGFQILLVTGGEGWYQEDGKPAQFLRAGDVIVTHDGVKHWHGAAKDSWFEHIAITAGKPEWLEAVSDEEYSSIQA
- a CDS encoding DUF2935 domain-containing protein, yielding MSDPFVVRSLEEIRFWSRIMKEHSLFLRLGFRCEDTQLINEANQFQAIFEEIERKANAFSAETDPQTIRAFNVEVHTAVSHIWVFKRRVLGLILQCKLPGQNNFPLLVDHVSREANYFRNRLEELNNGTLEPLHDAIIDENVFFLRIMADHAKFISHLLDPSERKLVAQAREFSHDFDTLLFQAIDLSSMRPQSQTVPLLSQFVDENKVSVESLRDFKKTARDLIAECRIKSIIHPLLADHVYREAEHFLFILDMFEKSLTGVKINKREILM
- a CDS encoding carbohydrate ABC transporter permease — protein: MTIQAKKRWTEIILFVITLLFAIIFFFPIFFNLMSAFKSNAEIMRDALAFPKGLYLESFKYLLTETNFPQAIGNSLILTVVSIAAQVLIIPMAGYAIERRNARWTQAIFLYFLAGMMIPFQAYMIPLFKELKVLGLYGSLIGPICVYVAGAVGFGCLLYTSFVKGIPREIEEAAEIDGCNRYGIFWKIVFPLLGPVTASMVVLNGLGIWNDFLLPMLVLPSGQPKTMVVEIYRYIGEFSSRWDMIFAGTAMSVIPVLIVFVSLQKYFVKGIASGATKG
- a CDS encoding TetR/AcrR family transcriptional regulator — translated: MAKIDRRVQKSQDAIKKAFIELMAEKSFDQITIQDISDRANVGRRTIYDHYLDKVDVLDKLIEEHINELRKLCKAAADLSYVEGNLLWYQYFETHYPFFSTLLASKGASAFREQFLKFVIEELEGDVDVEAGINRGMNREMILRFFGAAIVETIIGWITNGLAEPAEVLAEQMGILLDRNLM